Within Elizabethkingia sp. JS20170427COW, the genomic segment ACTAAATACTTTAGATTTATTGAAAAAAATAAGAAAGTCTACCAATAATATAGTGGATGAAAAAGCGTATATCCGTGCGCGATTATTAGATATGTTGATAGGGGATTGGGATCGGCATGAAGACCAATGGCGTTGGATAATGTATAAAGAGGGAAGTAAGAATATCTACAAACCTATTCCTAAGGATAGAGATCAAGCTTTTAGCAAATATGATGGATGGATTATGTCTTGGGTGATGACTTTTCCAGCGCTAAGACACATGCAGACCTTTAAGGAAGATATAAGAAATATTAAATGGTTGAATAGAGAGCCTTATCCTTTGGATTTAACCATTTTAAAAAAATCAAAACTAGAGGATTGGTTGCAAGAAGCTCATTTTATAAAGGCAGAGTTGGATGATGCAACAATTGATCGTAGTTTTCATCGTCTTCCAAAAGAAGTTCAAGATGAGACGATAGAGGATATTAAAAGAAAATTAAAATTAAGACGTGCTAAATTATCGGAATATGCACAAAAGTATTATAAAGTTTTAGCGAAGGTTGTTCCTATTGTAGGGACAGATAAGGAGGATCGTTTTGTGATTACTAAAAATAACGATGGGGTAACTGTTCAGCAGTTTTTTAAGAAAGACCAAGAAGAATTGGTGCTGAACCGAGAATATAATGATGGAGAGACAAAAGAGTTATGGATTTATGGATTGAATGATCAAGATCATTTTGAAGTAAAAGGTTCAGGAAAATCAAAGATAAAAATACGGTTGATAGGAGGGGTACATCATGATACTTATAAGGTTGAAGATGGAAAATCTATTAAAGTTTATGATTTTAAGACAAGGGAAAATACATATCAATTGTCCAAAGGGGTAAGAAAGATAATTTCTGATAATTACGACCTTAATACTTATGATTTCAAAAAGCCAAAATATAATTTTGGAAACATTGTTCCTTTAGCCGGGTATAACCCTGATGATGGAGTGAAATTAGGAGCATCTTATATTTACCAAGTAAATGGATATAAGCAAAATCCCTTTACCCAAAAACATAAATTGGATGTAGGTTATTTCTTTGCTACTCATGCGGCAGAAGTCCATTACCGAGGTGTATTTCCTGAAGCGATTAAGAATTGGGGACTAGCAATTGAGGCTAGAGGAACTACAGGAAATTTCACCCAAAATTTCTATGGTATGGGGAATGAAACGGGTAATGGTAAAGACTTTTATGGTAAAAATTATTACAGGGTAAGAATGCAACAATTGGAAGTAAAACCTTCAGTTTATTATAGGAGTTTTTCAGGGATACAGCATTTATTTGAAATAGGATATCACGCTAATAAAGTAGAACAAACAGAAGGAAGATTTATCGAGATAGCTTCTGTGCATCCTGATGTTTTCAAAACCCAGCAGTTTGCGACAGCTCGCTATTCGTTTTCATATGACCATAGCGATAGCGAGGTTTTCCCAACCAAGGCTTTTGGGTTAGGCTTCGAGGTGTTATACAATGCTGATTTGCAAAAGCAAAATAGAAATTTTGTTAAATTAAAAGCAAGGATGAGTATTTCACAGGCTTTAGATAACCAATCTCGTTGGGTATTGGCTTCAAAAATTTCTGGAGAATATATTAATAATCAACATTATTTATTTTATCAAGGGGCTCAATTAGGAGGCGATGGAAGCCTTCGCTCGTTCCGAAATCAAAGATTTATAGGGGATTCTTTCTTTTTTCATTCTACAGATTTAAGATGGAATTTTGGTAAAGTGAAAAATAGGATTACTCCAATTACTTCAGGAGTGTATATAGGCTATGACTATGGTAGAGTTTGGCGGAAGGGGGAAGATTCTCAAAAATGGCATCAGTCCGTAGGAGGAGGTTTATGGCTCGGTATTTTGGAGAATATCTCTATACGAACTTCTTATTTTTATGGTAGTGATGGCAGTCGTCTATCAGCAGGTATTGGGATGAGGTTCTAAATCTTTTAGAGTAGAAAGAAAATTTTATACTTTAAAAGAAAAAGTATTATATTTGCAAACTAAAATTAACCGGGACGAGTTCCCTCAAAATTAATTCATTATGTCAGTAAAAATTAGATTACAAAGACACGGTAAAAAAGGTAAACCTTTTTTCCACATTGTAGTAGCAGATTCAAGAGCTAGAAGAGATGGTAAATTTATCGAGAAAATCGGTACTTACAACCCAATTACTAACCCTGCAACTATCGAACTTAATGTAGATTCTGCAGTTCAGTGGTTAAACAACGGTGCTCAACCAACAGATACTGCTAGAGCTATCCTTTCTTACAAAGGTGCCCTTTACAAAAAACACTTACAAGGTGGTGTAGCTAAAGGTGCTTTCGATCAAGCTGAAGCTGATAAAAAATTCAATGCTTGGTTAGAAGCTAAAGAAGCAAAAGTTGCTGGTAAAGTTTCTGGTTTAGCTCAAGCTAAAGTAGATGCTAAAAATGCTGCTTTAGAAGCTGAAGCAAAAGTAAACGAAGCAAGAATTGCTGCTAAAAAAGAAGCTGAAGAAGCTGCTGCTCAAGAAGCTCCAGCTGCTGAAGAAGAAGCGTCTAACGATTCTGCTGAAGCTTAATAAAAAATATCCGTAATGCGTAAAGAAGATTGCTATTTCCTTGGTAAAATTATTCGCAGACACGGGCTTTCGGGCAACGTGATCTTAAAGCTAGATACAGACCAACCCGAATTTTATAACAAATTGGAATCAATATTCATTGAAATCAATGGATTATTGGTTCCATTTTTTATTGAAAAAAGGTCTTGGAGTAAAGTAGATTCTCTTAACCTATTTTTTAAAAATACTACAGAAGCAATGGTAGATCAGATTATCGGAAAAAATGTATATCTACCCCTTGCGACCTTACCGAAACTTACCGGAAAACAATTCTATTACCACGAAGTACTGAAATATGAAGTGAAAGATAGTCATGGTAATTCTTGTGGAGTAATTCGCGAGATTAATGACCAAACAGCTCAGCATTATTTTATTTTGGTGTTAGACGGCAAAGAAGTGATTATCCCAATTATCAAAGATTGGATTTTGGATGTAGATAGAGATCATCAGATAATCACCATGCAACTTCCTGAAGGATTATTAGAAGTTTATACTCAATAGATTTCATTATTTAATTCTCCTTTTTCTTGTATTTTTTATACTTTTGAATAATGATAAAATATATTTTCGTATTCCTAAGTATATTGATTACTGCTCAAAATAAGATTACTATTTTAGCGGAAGATACAAGGCATCCTATTGCAGGAGCTTCTATATTTTCAGAAGGAAAGCTCTTGGGTAAGTCTAATCAACAAGGGGAATTTATAAGCCCTAAATCCCTTATTAAAATTTCTGCAAAAAATTACGAAGACGAGTGGGTAGAAGCTAGTGGAGATACAAAAGTATTTTTAATTGCCACTGCAGCATATCGCTCTATCCAAAGTTTAAATATAGATTCTCAGAAGCAGAAAAAAGCTTTTTCAATACTAGAAAAGGTGGAAAAAAATAGAGATAGAAACAATCCCAAAAGTTTATCCAGTTATTCTTTTAAATCTTATCAAAAGTTTTCGGTAGATATCGATTCGGATTCTGTTCAAACTTTTCAGAATTATTATCAACAGAATTTAGGTAAAGATACTCGATTCCAGAAGATAGCCTCAGAGTCGGGGATTTTCCTTTGGGAAAGAGCTTTACAATATTATTTTGTTTCAGGTAAAGAGGAAAGAACCGTGGTGATGGATCAGAAAATGTCTGGAACTCAGCAACCTGTATATGAGTTGTTAGCGCTAAAGACCAAGGTGAGCCAATTTCCTGATTTTTTAGAAAAACAAAAACGAGAGTTGTATCGTTTTTATTTACAGGATAGTGTGGTTTTTAACCAAAGACCCACTTATATTATCAGTTTCCGACAGATTTCTTACCCTAAATCTAAAAAAGAAGTTCTCTCTGGGAGAATCTATATCGATCAACAAAATTATGGAATTGCCAAAGTAGAAAAGTACAATGGTAAAGCAAAAAATGAGTTTTCTATTGACGAATGGGTATTTAACCATGATGTATGGTTTTTGAAGAGAGAATTCCAAAAAATATATTTAGGTTCTTGGGATTTTGGAAAACAAAAGGTAGGGAGGTATGCTTTCTTAAAAAGTGATTATTACGATATTAAAGCTCCAGATACTACCATCAACCCAAAAGTGTTCAATTCCTATGCTCTTACCATTAAGGAGGGGGACGGAAAGCTTTTACCTGAATACAGAACCGATTCTTTAAGTGCTAGAGAAAAAGCAACCTATTATAAAATTGATAGTATTTCTAAAAAATCACATTGGGAAACCAAGTTGAATTTTTTAGCTCAACTGAGTAGAGGAAGATTGCGTTGGAAATTTATTGATATCCCTGTAGATAAATGGTTGGTGTTGAATGGTTATGAAAATTACAGACCAGGTTTAAAATTAAAAACCAATGAATATTTCTCCAAATATTGGTCTCCAGATATTTATGTAGGATATGGCTTTGGAGATAAAAAATGGAAATATACTGCTGGTGTAGATGTGAAGACTTCTTTGGAGAGCGATGCTGTAGTAAGGGTTGAATATACCGATATGGTAGAAGCTTCAGGGAAATTTAAACAGGAATTATGGACAGCAAAAATGATGTTGATGAATTCCGCGGCGAGTATAGGAACTCTAAATTTTTATCATTACAAAGGGTGGAAGTTAAGTTTTAGAAAGCATCTTTTTAATAATATTTCCTACCAACTTCAATTGGCATATTTAAAGGAGAATGCTTTGTTCGACTATTCGTTTTTAGGGGAAAATAGAATTTTTAATAACCCTAATCTTAGGCTTACTTTAAAATATGCACCTCGCAACAGATCAATGATGACACCTACTGGTCGATTGATTTTACAAGAAAATAGTCCTAGTTTTTATTTCAATTATGAAAATTCCTTCCGAGCCTTTGATGGAGATTACCGCTATCAAAAATTTGATTTTTTAGCATTATATAAAACGCAAACTCTTCTAGGAGTTACCGAGATGAGAGCCTATGGAGGTTTGTTAACAGGAGAGGCTCCTATGTGGCAAAGCTTTGAGGCAGGAGGTTTAAGACCAGATCGGGAGAGTTTTATAAGCAAGCTTAACCTTACTTCTTTTCTAGGTTTTGCAACCATGCCTAGTGGAAATTTTTACCATGACAGGTTTGTAGCTTTTTATATAGGTCATAAAATTCCATGGTATTTTAAGAGTTTTGGGAAAAATATTTCTAGTTTCGATGTTGTTTATAAAGGGATAGTAGGAGAATATAAAAATGCCAATTTGCATCAGGTGAAGATAGAAAGCTTGAATCACCTTTACCAAGAAGTAGGCTTGGAGTGGAATAATTTTTTGAGTACTCAATTTAATTTAGGTTTCTTTTATCGGGTGGGATATTACCAGACTTCTTCCTTTAAAGATAATTTTGCAATTCAGTTGAAATTGAAGATACTAGGTTTTTAATCTAGCTTATTGATATATTTCTGTAATAAAAATTTATTTTCGTAGTTTCGTTTAAAAATAACGATGACCAAACCTTTTTTATTATCGGCTTTCGCCTTTAGTATTTTATCAACCGCTCAGATTAAAACTTTTGAAATTCCTGCAAATAAAGCTTACTAATTTTAGTAGTACAGCTCCTCATCATAAATCGTATAATTGGCTGTATGAGGAAGTTGAAGTTCCTAAGGGATATGATCCGCTAAGTACTTTTTATATGGCGATAGGTTTTTATAGAGGATACTTTGGGATGCAAACCAATTCGGATACCGAGCGAAGAGTGTTGTTTTCTGTATAGGATAGTAAAGATGCAGAGAATGACAAGACAGCTTCTTCAGCAGATTATGTTAGTTTGGTAGATAAAGGTAAGAAACTACTGTGAATAACTTTGGTGGCGAAGGAACGGGAGGGCAATCCTATGTGAAAGATGCCCAGTGGAAGACAGGTGAGAAAGTAGCCTTTGTGATGAATGTGCTACCACAGGCGAATAACACTGTTGTGCTTTCGGCTTGGTATAAATTAGATTCTCAAAAAAAATGGAATTATATCGCTTCATGGAGGGCTCCTAAAGAAAATAGGTATTTTGAAGGGTTTCATTCCTTTTTAGAAAATTATGGGTTTCCCAATGGCCAGCAAAAAAGAATGGCAGAGTATTTTAATGCCTATGGATACGATTATGAGGAAGGAAGATGGGTGAACCTTAACAAGGTTAGATTCAGTAATACAGATGGTAAAAAAGGACAAAGAGTAGATTATGAACAGGGAGTTTCTCCCTTGCATCCTAGCCGTTTTTATATGGCTTCGGGCGGATATACTCCTACTGTAAAAACAGATGATGAACTCCCTCTTGCTAATACTCCCCCCAACTGTGGATTTAAATAATTTTTCAATTTATATAGTTGGTGAGATATTATCGTACTTCAAAAAAATCATAAATATAGAGCAGGCAGATACAAATATCTGTCTGTTTTTTTTGAGGAAAAGATGGTGTTTACTGAGTCTATAGCATTAGAAGTTTTCTTTTAACTTATTTATGTGATGATGGTAGATGTTGGGTTTTATACATTAATTTTAGACTTTTTATTGTTTTATTTTCTATATAATGTAAATATTATTAATATAAAAACAGATGATTTTAATCATTTATTTATTTAGAATTAATAAAAATTATATCTTTGCGAAAAAATATACTAGTGAAGAAGATAGTAATTTCCGCAGCATCATTATGTACTGTTATGGTTTTGGGTCAAAAAAAAGATTCTACTAATATTAAAGAAATACAAACTGTATCCATTCAAGGAACTAAAAACTTTAGAACTCCAAACTCAGAATCGGTAGCAAGATTACCATTGAAAAACTTGGAAAACCCAACAGTTTTCAACGTTGTCCCTAAAGAAATTATTAGTGAAATGAACGCTACCGATTTCAATACAGCAATGGCTTCGGCTCCAGGGGTAGTAGTTAATAATTCGGTAAATGATAGTGGGAATGATATCTTTTTAAGAGGATTTACTTCTTCAGCGAATTTTAGAAATGGATTACTTCAAAATCCGAGAATACAATCTGAAATAGCAAATATAGAACGTGTAGAAGTGGTAAAAGGTCCTTCAGGAACATTGTTTGGAGGGACTTTAGCTAATTATGGTGGAGTGGTGAATATAATTACTAAAAAACCTCAAGAGAATTTTGGAGGAATCTTGAGTTATACCACAGGAAGTTGGGGGATGAGCAGGATTACTGCTGATGTAAATACCCCATTGAATAAAGAAAAAACAGCTTTAGCTCGTGTTAATTTGGCCCACTACTCTCAGGACTCTTTCCAAGATGCGGGATATAGCAAAGGAGTTTTTTTCTCTACTGCATTGTCTTACAAGGTGAATGATAATACCCAAGTAAATCTGGATGTGGAGTATCACTCTAATAATAAAACTCTTAATGCTTATATTCGTAGCTCGGAAAAGATTACTTTAAAATCTATGAAAGATCTTACCGATGCTCACAGTAGATCATTTACCAGTAACAATATAGGTTCTCCTAGAGATAATTTTATTACCAGTGCCGAAGTAATTCATAAAATAAATGACCAATGGACATCTCGTACAACTTACCAAAGAGGGCAAGCTAATGAGAATGAATCTATTTTCTTAGTTTTAAGTTATGTGAATAACAATACGGTAAGTAGAGGGATTAGGCCTTTTGATAATTTTAAGATTACAACCGATAATATCCAACAGAATTTTATAGGGGATTTCAAAATTGGTGATTTTAGAAATAGATTGGTAGTAGGAGCGGATTACTTTACCCAAACAACTAAAAACCAATACGGAAGATTTGGAAATTCGGCTTTTGTACAATACGATACCGTACAGTTGGATAGCCAATCCCCATGGCAACCAATTTCCAGAAGCGTTGTAGAGGGATTAGATCGTACTCAGACATTATTAGATATTAATAAGATTAATACTTTTAGCATCTATGCATCCAATGTATTTAATGTTACCGATAATTTATTGGTAATGGCAAGTTTAAGGATGGATAATTATAAAAACTTTAATATAATCTCCAATGGTGTAGAAGGAGGAGGTGAGTATAAGCAAACTCAGTTTTCACCAAAGTTTGGATTGGTGTATGAAGCTGTAAAAGATCAGGTTTCTTTCTTTACAAATTATGTTAATGGATTTAAAAATGTTGCTCCAACAAGAGATCCTAATGATTTGCAAGGAAATACTTTTATAGAATATAAACCAGAGCAAGGAAACCAAACCGAAGTTGGGGTAAAGTTAGATTTATTTAATAAAAAATTATTAGCTACTGTTAGTTATTATAATATAGGAATTAAAAATCGTTTGATGCCAGACCCATCAGGGATTGCAGGGTTATATATCCAAGATGGTAATATTAAAAGCCAAGGATTGGAAGTGGATTTAGTAGCTAATCCTGTAAGAGGACTTAATATTGTAGCTGGCTATGGTTATAATGATAATCATTATGACGATCGCTCTGTTAATAACGGAAAAAGAGCTGCTTGGACACCAAGACATGTGGCAAATCTTTGGACGAGTTATAAAATTTTGGATGGTAAATTCGAAGGTTTAGGATTTGGAGCTGGATTTAATTATGTAGATAAAACCTATATTAATATCACCAACCATTTCTTAGCTCCAGCTTATACTACAGTGGGAGCCACTGCCTTTTATGATAAGAAAAAATATAGAATAGGTCTTAAACTGAATAACGCCTTCAATGAAATATATTGGAATTTCTATGGGCAGCCTCAGAAAACAAGAGAAGTACTTGTAAACTTCGCATTTAAATTTTAATTCATATCAAGTTAAGTGATTTTTGTAGGGCAGAAGGTGTCTTAAGGATATTTTTCTGCTCTACAATTATAAGAAAATGGAAAAATTATATGGAAATAAATAAGCAAACGAAGAAGCGAAAGCAGGGAAAGACGCTTACAAAAAAAATTACAGGATGGTTGCATCTTTGGTTAGGACTTGTCTCGGGGGTGATTTTATTGGCTGTAACCCTTTCTGGGACGGTTTTTGTGTATTGTGATGAGATTATAGATCTATTGGCAGGAGATGCAAAATATGTAACAGCACAATCTAATACTCCCAAAAAAACACCAGAGGAATTATTGACGATTTTTCATAAAGAAGTCCCAGATAGAAAAGCTTTTTATATTGATATGTATAAAGGGGCGGATCGAAGCTTTAGGGTAGCTTCGGCGAGTGTACCTAAGCAAAAATCTGGAGAAAAAGTAGAAAAAAAGAAAGGGCAAAGAGGACCACGTGGAGTATTTGCCTATCATTATATGAATCCATATACAGGAGAAATACTCGGAAATACAAAATCTTACGAGTTTTTTTATGTAGTAGCCCATATCCATGCACAACTTTTGGCAGGGAAACTAGGGAAGACTGTAGTAGGGATTGCTTCTATAATTTTTCTGATTCAGTTGATTGGAGGATTGATTTTGTGGTGGCCTAAAAAATGGAATAAAACTACCAAAACAGCTGCTTTCAAAATAAAATCGGGTACCCAATGGAGAAGAAAAAATTATGACTTACACAATGTGGTAGGATTTTATGCCCTTTTACCAGCTTTATTTTTAACAATTACAGGGCTTATTATGGCATACGAATGTTTAACCAATCTTACCATGAAAACTTTTGGAGCAAGTCCAGATGCCCATGAGTTGAGTAAAAAGTACGAGCCTACTTTTGATGCATCTAAAAATGCTCTTTCATTTGCTGATTATCAAAAGAAAATGTTTACCGAATTTCCCGATGCAAAACAATTGAGAATGGGGATTCCTAGAAATGATTCTATGACGGTTTATCATATAGGAGTAGCCAGATTTATAGGTTTAAAAAGTATGTACGATGGAAAAAGCTTCGATACAAATAAATATACCGGTGAGGAAATAAAATATCCTAAAGAAATAGAAATGCATGAAGTAGTAGAACATACCAATTTTGATCTTCATGTAGGATATTGGGGAGGACAGTTTGGAAAACTTTTTACCTTCCTTGTTGGTATTATCACTACTAGTTTACCTATTACAGGGTTTTTAATCTGGTGGGGTAGAAGAAATAAAAAATCTAAAAAGAAAGATGAGGTAAAATCAATTCATCATCATAGAAAAGAAATAGGAAATGGGCAATTGGCGTAGTTTGTTTTTTATCCTCTTATTAGGAGGAATTATTTTGGGAAAATCTCAGGATAAAATATTAAATGGAGAAATTGTAAAATTATCTTCTAAGTTATTAAATGAGGAAAGAACAGTATGGGTGCATCTTCCCAAGTCTTATTATAATAATAAAATAAAGCCAGCAAAATACCCAGTTATTTATTTACTGGATGCTAATATTAATTATGGATACTTTACTGGAGTTATTGATTTTTTCACCAGAGGTCCGTATGCAGAAATGCCTGAAGTAATAGTGGTAGCTATAGAAAATACAGATAGACCACGAGATTTTACACCTTCGAAGTCGTTTGTTATAAATCCGAATAACCCTAGTGTAAAGTTGTTTGAAACTTCTGGAGGTGCTAATCAATTTTTGAAATTTATCAATGAGGAGTTGAAACCTTTTATTGCTTCCCATTACAGAGTTAGTGGTTTTAACGTATTGGTAGGGCATTCTTTTGGAGGGTTATTTACTCTTTATACCTTCCTTAGTCAACCTCAATCCTTCAATGCATATATTGCTAATGATCCAAGTTTGTGGTGGGATAAACATCTTTTAGTAAATGTTTTGAAGGAAAACCTGAATAAGAATAAGAGTCTAGGAAAAAATATTTCATTATTTATTTCTGAAGCTAATAATGCAGAAGAAGAGAATAAATGGGACAATGCTATGACATCAGCGATTCAGGAGTTTGTAAAGTTGATGAGGTCTCAACAGGAAGTAGCTTTTCAAAGTTCATATTACCCTGAAGATCATCATGGGACAGTTTCGCTTCCAGGAAATATAGATGGATTACGTTTTATATTCAAAGGATTTAGGTCAGATATCAAGCAGATCAGCAAAAATCCTCAATTATTGATGGAATCCTATCAGCATTTTTCAAAACAAAAAGGAGCGGAATTTTTACCATCAGAGACCTATCTCAATGCAATTATAAAATTCACCAAAGAAAATAATCCTACTAACGAAGCTTATTTTCAACAATTGAAAAAAATACTTTATTCATTATAACTCAATTTACTATCGTAGGAGAGTTTTATTTTACAATTCTCTCCAGCAAAAAGGCTGCCCATATCATTGGACAGCCTCTTTTGTAATTTAATTTTTTGTTATTTTAAAGCATTAAGAGCTGCTTCATAATTGGGCTCTTGAGTGATTTCTGGTACTTGTTCAGAATAAAGAACTTTACCATTTTCATCAGCAACAATTACCGCTCTACTTAGTAATCCTTTAAGAGGAGAATCTGCTAGAGTTACACCATAGTCGTTTCCGAAACTACCTCTAAAATCTGAAAGAGATTCCACATTCTTAATTCCCTCTGCAGCACAGAAACGATTAAGAGCAAAAGGTAAATCTTTAGAAACATTTACAACAACAGCATTTTTTATACTTGTAGCATCTTGGTTGAAATGTCTTACTGAAGCTGCACATACTCCAGTGTCAACACTAGGGAAAATGTTGAAAACTACTTTTTTTCCTTTATAGCTTTCTAGATTTTTTTCTGATAAATCAGAAGCTACTAATGCGAAATCTTTAAGTTGCTCACCAGCTTGAGGTAAAGTTCCTACTGTAGATGCAGCATCTCCGTGAAATGTGATATTTGCCATTTTGTTTTATTTTTTAATGGGTTGAAATAAATATAGGTTAAAATTAAATAATATATTCTATGAATACAATATTCTGTGATTAATTATTTCTATCGAATGCTTACAATAGAAAATAAAGCCTAGTCTTCGGTTTTGATTTTTATTACCGCAGGTTTTAGTCCATTGCTTTCTATGGTAAGGGTTGCCTCTCCTTTCTCCATGCCAGCGCGGACAATGGCTAAAGCTAAACCATTATAAGCTTTTCGGTATTTTTTATTGGAAAAAGGTTCTAAGTCGGCTTGGTAACCATTATCTAGAGCAGCAATACTTGCATTTCCAGTAATGTTAAAGTGGATTTCAGGATGAGTATTAGGAACTAATATTCCGTTTTTATCTACTACAGATACTTTTACAAATCCAAGATCTTCTCCTCCTTTTTTAAGTGTATTTCTATCAACTTCAGCAATGAGTTGGTAGGCTTCACCCGCTGTTTTTTTAATGCTTTCCATTACTTTTTTACCATTCTTTCTTGAAATAGCTTTTAGAGTCCCTGGTTGATAGGTTAGGTTGTTGAATCTTACAAAAAGATCATCATCTTGCTTTGATTTTTTGCCTAGTGATTTTCCGTTGAGGAAGAGCTCTACTTCATCGGCATTATTAAAATAGACATGTACATCAATTTTTTGTCCAGCTGTCCAATTCCAATGAGGGAGGATATGTAAAACCTTGTCCTGAGTGAAGATGCTTTTATACAAATAGTAAGAGTCTTTAGGAAATCCCGCCATATCGATGATACCAAAATAAGAGCTTCTTGCAGGGAATGGGTATGGAGTAGGTTCTCCCAAATAATCAAAACCAGTCCATAGGAACATACCGCTTAGTTTTGGGTATTTTAGAAATATTTTTAAAGCTTCTTCATTGGTGGATGCCCAAGGGGCAGATACATTTTCATATGACGAGGCAGTAAAGTCTTTATTTCCACCAGGTCTTTTATCTGTAAAGCCGGCCCATCTTCGGATGCTGTCGGAAGGCATATCGTAATGCCCACGCGTAGCTAATGCAGAAACATTTTCCGCAAGGATATAAGGTTTGTCTCCAGGGAAAAGAGAATTGCCTAAATCCTTCCATTGCCAATGATGATAGTTGATGCCGATTACGTCCAATGTCTGAGCAAGATACATATTGTTGTGGTTTTCGGTCATGTTAAGGCCAGCTGAAACAGGGCGGGTAGTGTCGTATTTTTTGATAATTTGTACAAGATCTTTAGTGATTTGTGTGCCAACGTTATCATTGCCTCCATGTTGTTCAGGAATTTCGTTTCCGATACTCCAAAGGATAACAGAAGGATGGTTTCTATCTCTTAAGATATGATCTCGTAAATCTCTTTCATGCCAGTCTTCATAATATAGGTTGTAGTTGAAGGGAGTATTTTCTTTATCCCATGTCCAAACATCAAAAGTCTCATCCATTACTACAAATCCCATTTTGTCGCAGAGGTCTAACCATTCAGGAGCGGGAGGGTTGTGGGTGGTTCTTATCCCATTAATTCCCATGCTTTTTAGCATTTGTAATTGGCGCTCCATAGCTCTTACATTAACCGCAACACCTAAGGCACCTAAATCGTGGTGCATGGAAGTTCCAATGATTTTTAGAGGTTTCCCGTTAAGGAAAAATCCTTTTTGCTGATCGAAGTGGAAATCTCGGATTCCAAAAGGGGTAGTATAGGTGTGTAGCAGTTGCTCGCCACTATAAATTTCTGAAACAGCTTTGTAAAGTTGAGGAGTT encodes:
- a CDS encoding glycoside hydrolase family 2 TIM barrel-domain containing protein, translated to MRKKLLLIPLLLGSLSFHAQKEKFNQNWTFRVDTSNTWDDATILQKTPQSVHLPHDWSIDLPFDKESPSGNRGAALRGGLGFYEKKFTLGKEDKGKNIFIIFDGVYMNSTVTINGHTLGNRPFGYISFEYDLTPFLKYNGEENKLTVRVENKQPNSRWYSGSGIYRNVWLDKRGSVYVKNWGTYITTPQISKDQASVQIKTQITTQKYQKDLVLKTSIYSPKGDLIQQLQKSIPKYTGTQTLQEQFNIRQPLLWDTQTPQLYKAVSEIYSGEQLLHTYTTPFGIRDFHFDQQKGFFLNGKPLKIIGTSMHHDLGALGVAVNVRAMERQLQMLKSMGINGIRTTHNPPAPEWLDLCDKMGFVVMDETFDVWTWDKENTPFNYNLYYEDWHERDLRDHILRDRNHPSVILWSIGNEIPEQHGGNDNVGTQITKDLVQIIKKYDTTRPVSAGLNMTENHNNMYLAQTLDVIGINYHHWQWKDLGNSLFPGDKPYILAENVSALATRGHYDMPSDSIRRWAGFTDKRPGGNKDFTASSYENVSAPWASTNEEALKIFLKYPKLSGMFLWTGFDYLGEPTPYPFPARSSYFGIIDMAGFPKDSYYLYKSIFTQDKVLHILPHWNWTAGQKIDVHVYFNNADEVELFLNGKSLGKKSKQDDDLFVRFNNLTYQPGTLKAISRKNGKKVMESIKKTAGEAYQLIAEVDRNTLKKGGEDLGFVKVSVVDKNGILVPNTHPEIHFNITGNASIAALDNGYQADLEPFSNKKYRKAYNGLALAIVRAGMEKGEATLTIESNGLKPAVIKIKTED